One genomic segment of Helianthus annuus cultivar XRQ/B chromosome 14, HanXRQr2.0-SUNRISE, whole genome shotgun sequence includes these proteins:
- the LOC110878582 gene encoding probable transcription factor PosF21, with protein sequence MEKDIKSPNSSGTSLPPSGRHSVYSPPPGNNFSIKPEPLGSTPLPPIGPGTTEPGRFGGLGLTSDTGRFSHDVSKMPDNPPRNLGHRRAHSEILTLPDDISFDSDLGVVGGFEGPSFSDDTEEDLFSMYLDMDKFNASSATSTLAGESSSAAGQVSAGLTPGPETFVPGPSERPRVRHQHSQSMDGSTTIKPEMLTSGYEETSSDAKKAMSAAKLAELALVDPKRAKRILANRQSAARSKERKMRYIAELERKVQTLQTEATSLSAQLTLLQRDTSCMTAENSELRLRLQTMEQQVHLQDALNDALKEEIQHLKTVTGQNLANGGPMMNFPPSFGSNQQFYSQNQAMNTMLTAQQFQQLQIQSHKQQQQLQQKHQFHQLQQQQQLHQQQQQQERQLAQSADLKARSSMSPKEHGSDVNNHGSKD encoded by the exons ATGGAGAAAGACATTAAGTCCCCAAACTCTAGCGGAACTTCACTCCCCCCATCTGGAAGACATTCGGTTTATTCGCCACCACCCGGAAACAATTTTAGCATAAAACCGGAGCCGTTAGGGTCAACCCCACTGCCGCCGATTGGCCCCGGCACTACCGAACCGGGTCGATTCGGTGGTCTCGGGCTGACTTCTGATACGGGTCGTTTCAGTCACGACGTTAGCAAAATGCCCGATAACCCGCCTCGAAATTTGGGTCATCGACGTGCTCATTCCGAGATACTAACCCTACCCGATGACATCAGCTTCGATAGCGATCTTGGCGTTGTCGGTGGGTTCGAAGGCCCTTCGTTTTCTGACGATACCGAGGAAGATTTGTTTTCTATGTATCTTGATATGGATAAGTTTAATGCATCGTCAGCAACGTCTACGTTAGCTGGCGAATCGTCTTCAGCTGCGGGTCAAGTTTCGGCAGGTTTGACTCCTGGGCCTGAGACTTTTGTCCCGGGCCCGAGTGAAAGACCCAGAGTTCGACATCAGCATAGTCAGTCCATGGATGGGTCCACTACGATTAAGCCCGAAATGCTCACTTCGGGTTATGAAGAAACATCTTCTGATGCTAAGAAAGCTATGTCTGCTGCTAAGCTTGCTGAGCTTGCTCTTGTTGACCCAAAGAGGGCAAAAAG GATACTGGCGAATAGGCAGTCAGCTGCAAGGTCAAAGGAAAGAAAGATGAGATATATTGCGGAGCTTGAAAGGAAAGTTCAGACGTTGCAAACCGAAGCAACCTCATTGTCTGCTCAGCTCACCCTTTTGCAG agaGATACGAGTTGCATGACAGCTGAAAATAGTGAATTGAGGCTGCGTTTACAAACCATGGAGCAACAGGTTCACCTGCAAGATG CTTTAAACGATGCTCTAAAGGAGGAAATCCAGCATCTGAAAACCGTAACCGGGCAGAACCTCGCAAACGGTGGACCGATGATGAATTTCCCTCCGTCGTTCGGATCAAACCAGCAGTTTTACTCCCAAAACCAAGCTATGAACACGATGTTAACCGCACAACAGTTTCAGCAACTCCAGATTCAGTCCCATAAACAGCAGCAGCAGTTGCAGCAGAAACACCAGTTCCACCAActacagcaacagcagcaacttcaccagcagcagcagcagcaagaaCGACAGTTGGCGCAGAGTGCTGATCTAAAAGCAAGAAGCTCGATGAGCCCGAAAGAACATGGTTCAGATGTTAACAATCATGGGTCCAAGGATTAA